One segment of Pempheris klunzingeri isolate RE-2024b chromosome 20, fPemKlu1.hap1, whole genome shotgun sequence DNA contains the following:
- the LOC139219655 gene encoding voltage-gated potassium channel KCNC1-like — protein MLSSVCVSSFKGRKGGNKSSNKACYSADMTCPSESEKIVINCGGVRHETYRSTLKTLPGTRLSWLTEPDAFSNFDYDPKLDEFFFDRHPSVFSFILNYYRTGKLHCPNDVCGPLFEEELAFWGIDETDVEACCWMNYRQHRDAEEALDSFETPEPDAPDDDPALGGADGDLKRLCMQEDARKAGWWKTWQPKIWALFEDPYSSKYARYVAFGSLFFILISISTFCMETHEAFNTIKNRTEIVAVGNLTHEEIVYEVVTDSWLTYVEGVCVIWFTIEVLLRVTFCPDKLEFFKSTLNIIDFVAILPFYLEVGLSGLSSKAAKDVLGFLRVVRFVRILRIFKLTRHFVGLRVLGHTLRASTNEFLLLIIFLALGVLIFATMIYYAERIGADPDDPTASAHTNFKNIPIGFWWAVVTMTTLGYGDMYPETWSGMLVGALCALAGVLTIAMPVPVIVNNFGMYYSLAMAKQKLPKKKNKHIPRAPQPGSPNYCKPDALAMATASPQRLLGNVLGGVMGSGGIGGDCPLAQEEIIEINRDSKQNGDAASAALANEDCPTIDQVLSPDERSPIGRGPTRERYQQDRACFLLNTREFRATDGNVRKVLSF, from the exons ATGCTCAGTTCGGTGTGTGTATCCTCTTTCAAAGGGCGCAAGGGTGGGAACAAGTCGTCCAACAAAGCATGTTACAGCGCAGACATGACTTGTCCGTCGGAAAGCGAGAAAATCGTGATAAACTGCGGGGGGGTGCGGCATGAGACCTACCGGAGCACCCTAAAAACGTTGCCCGGTACCCGCTTGTCGTGGCTCACCGAGCCGGACGCGTTCAGCAACTTCGACTACGACCCCAAATTAGACGAGTTCTTCTTCGACCGCCACCCGTCAGTGTTTTCCTTCATCCTCAACTATTACCGCACTGGGAAGTTGCACTGTCCCAACGATGTGTGCGGTCCCCTGTTCGAGGAGGAGCTGGCCTTCTGGGGCATCGATGAGACGGACGTGGAGGCGTGTTGCTGGATGAATTACCGGCAGCACCGGGATGCGGAGGAGGCGCTGGACAGCTTCGAGACTCCAGAACCGGACGCGCCGGACGACGACCCGGCGCTGGGCGGTGCGGATGGGGACTTGAAAAGACTGTGCATGCAGGAGGACGCGAGGAAAGCTGGCTGGTGGAAAACCTGGCAGCCCAAAATATGGGCACTGTTTGAAGACCCGTACTCCTCCAAATATGCCCGG TATGTGGCATTTGGCTCCCTattcttcatcctcatctccatctccaCTTTCTGTATGGAGACGCATGAGGCCTTCAACACCATCAAAAACAGGACAGAGATCGTCGCGGTGGGCAACTTGACCCATGAGGAGATTGTGTACGAGGTGGTGACTGACAGCTGGTTGACATACGTGGAGGGCGTGTGCGTCATTTGGTTCACCATTGAGGTCCTGTTACGAGTCACCTTCTGCCCAGACAAGTTGGAATTCTTCAAAAGCACCCTCAACATCATCGACTTTGTCGCCATCCTGCCCTTCTATCTGGAGGTGGGCCTGAGTGGTCTGTCCTCCAAAGCTGCCAAGGATGTCCTGGGGTTCCTCCGTGTTGTCCGATTCGTCCGTATCCTCCGAATCTTCAAGCTGACCCGCCACTTTGTGGGTCTCCGTGTCCTCGGCCACACCCTTCGTGCCAGCACCAATGAATTCCTCCTGCTCATCATCTTCTTAGCCCTTGGTGTCCTCATCTTTGCCACTATGATCTACTATGCTGAGCGAATCGGTGCCGACCCAGACGACCCAACAGCCAGCGCCCACACCAACTTCAAGAACATTCCCATTGGATTTTGGTGGGCTGTTGTGACCATGACCACGCTGGGCTATGGAGATATGTACCCGGAGACGTGGTCAGGGATGCTGGTGGGTGCGCTGTGTGCCTTGGCTGGTGTGCTGACCATTGCTATGCCTGTACCTGTAATTGTCAACAACTTCGGCATGTACTACTCTCTGGCCATGGCCAAGCAAAAGCTGCccaaaaagaagaacaaacataTTCCACGAGCACCACAACCAGGTTCCCCCAACTACTGCAAGCCAGATGCCCTGGCTATGGCTACTGCATCACCGCAAAGGCTCTTGGGAAATGTCCTAGGTGGAGTGATGGGGTCTGGGGGCATAGGGGGTGACTGTCCTCTCGCCCAAGAAGAAATTATAGAGATAAACAGAG ATTCCAAGCAGAACGGTGATGCAGCCTCAGCCGCCCTGGCTAACGAGGACTGCCCCACCATCGACCAGGTGCTCAGCCCAGACGAGAGGAGCCCTATTGGGCGAGGGCCTACCCGGGAACGCTACCAGCAGGACCGCGCCTGCTTCCTGCTCAACACTAGGGAATTTCGTGCCACAGATGGGAATGTGCGGAAAG